A genomic window from Silene latifolia isolate original U9 population chromosome Y, ASM4854445v1, whole genome shotgun sequence includes:
- the LOC141627624 gene encoding protein FAR1-RELATED SEQUENCE 3-like encodes MDQQRYTRRCDDYNSDHSFPELKTELPIEKLGAIIYTHAVIKVFQEEVMAADSCGVDDFEKEEYVRIIHVIDAETDIIFKVRFDLRSTNAVCECKLFKRIGLLCRHIVWVYKGKGIGRIPCKYIVDRWLNNTHAANRLDSNGNVIEDSYMATSDNSHLCNVWSEFRQIVGVLKTLPAEHTEELASFLVEFRQKLCIEPLTKDQEMEILLGCISSSEVTIHPPEQARNKGSGKRLKSAKQQAIEKASQAKEAMCIPQRKSYPRQRTCPLRIADEANRKKLKRKSLISL; translated from the exons ATGGACCAGCAGCGCTATACACGaaggtgcgatgattataacagtGACCACTCATTCCCTGAGCTTAAGACAGAATTACCTATAGAAAAGCTTGGCGCTATTATATACACACATGCTGTGATCAAGGTGTTTCAAGAAGAAGTAATGGCTGCCGATTCATGTGGTGTTGATGACTTTGAGAAGGAGGAGTATGTGCGCATAATTCATGTAATCGATGCTGAGACAGACATAATTTTCAAGGTGAGGTTTGACCTTAGAAGCACAAATGCAGTGTGCGAGTGTAAACTGTTCAAAAGAATTGGATTACTCTGCAGGCATATTGTGTGGGTGTACAAGGGCAAAGGAATTGGGCGAATACCATGCAAGTACATTGTAGATCGTTGGCTAAATAACACACACGCAGCAAACAG GCTTGATTCGAATGGGAATGTCATTGAGGATTCATATATGGCTACGTCTGATAACAGTCATTTATGCAACGTATGGTCAGAGTTCCGTCAGATAGTTGGTGTTCTCAAAACTTTACCTGCTGAACACACGGAAGAGTTAGCATCCTTCCTAGTTGAGTTCCGGCAGAAGTTATGTATTGAACCGCTTACAAAAGACCAAGAGATGGAGATTCTATTGGGCTGCATCTCGTCGTCTGAAGTCACTATCCACCCTCCggaacaagcacgcaacaagggcAGTGGAAAAAGATTGAAGTCAGCTAAACAACAAGCCATTGAAAAAGCGAGCCAAGCCAAAGAGGCTATGTGCATACCGCAAAGAAAGAGTTACCCACGACAGAGAACATGCCCTCTTCGCATAGCCGATGAAGCAAACAGAAAGAAGCTAAAAAGAAAAAGTTTGATATCATTATGA